One Tolypothrix bouteillei VB521301 DNA window includes the following coding sequences:
- a CDS encoding sirohydrochlorin chelatase: MLTTNTPNHFYSESSTAQSLKLLPLPIQRPLLMVGHGTRDEEGRQALLDFATLYQALDTSRPVLPCFLELTVPSIQQGIDQCVAQGYTELTVLPILLFAARHNKFDVTNELDRAKSRHPQLKFHYGRHFGITPVIVDLWRSRLAELDKPEHNPEQISRSDTVLLFVGRGSSDPDANGDVCKLARILWEGSGYSTVETCFIGITHPRLEEGFSRARLYQPKRIIVLPYFLFTGALVKKIFNITAQQQEQHPDISITCLPEMGLHPVLLSVLREREIETQLEQVQMNCEMCKFRLSALANNKHEHSHTHDHHHHHHTDDHTHPPEDPYADIEKYHQKIWQAP; the protein is encoded by the coding sequence ATGCTGACCACCAATACTCCAAATCACTTTTATTCAGAATCTTCAACTGCTCAAAGTCTAAAACTGTTACCCCTACCAATACAACGTCCTTTGTTAATGGTTGGACACGGTACTAGGGATGAAGAAGGAAGACAAGCTTTATTAGATTTTGCGACTCTTTACCAAGCTTTAGATACATCACGTCCAGTTTTGCCTTGCTTTTTGGAACTGACTGTTCCTTCCATTCAGCAAGGTATAGACCAATGTGTGGCACAAGGTTACACTGAACTGACGGTATTGCCCATACTGTTATTTGCTGCACGCCATAATAAATTTGATGTCACAAATGAACTCGATCGTGCTAAATCCCGACATCCACAGTTAAAGTTTCACTACGGGCGTCATTTTGGCATTACTCCTGTAATTGTAGATCTGTGGCGATCGCGTCTAGCTGAACTTGACAAACCCGAACACAACCCCGAACAAATATCGCGTTCTGATACCGTTCTCTTATTTGTTGGACGTGGTTCGAGCGATCCCGACGCTAATGGAGACGTATGCAAACTCGCTCGCATTCTTTGGGAAGGAAGCGGTTACTCCACCGTAGAAACCTGCTTTATTGGCATTACCCACCCCAGGTTAGAAGAAGGATTTTCCCGCGCACGGCTTTATCAGCCCAAACGCATTATCGTTTTGCCATACTTCCTATTTACAGGGGCATTAGTAAAAAAGATATTTAATATCACCGCTCAACAGCAAGAGCAACATCCAGATATTTCCATAACTTGTCTACCAGAGATGGGATTACATCCAGTTCTCCTGTCCGTACTGAGAGAAAGAGAAATTGAAACTCAACTAGAACAAGTACAAATGAATTGTGAGATGTGTAAATTCCGTCTATCTGCTTTAGCAAATAACAAACACGAGCATTCCCACACTCATGACCACCATCACCACCATCACACTGACGACCATACCCATCCACCCGAAGATCCTTATGCAGATATAGAAAAGTACCATCAAAAAATTTGGCAAGCACCATAA
- the sipA gene encoding regulatory protein SipA: MSKEFAVGSKVRIVSLPPYVKTAEPMPMLRPPDVIRIGEEGIVIDRRPGGYWGVRFARGAFLLDSQYIEPVETASES, translated from the coding sequence ATGTCCAAAGAATTTGCTGTAGGTAGTAAAGTACGCATTGTATCACTACCACCTTACGTAAAAACTGCCGAACCCATGCCCATGCTGCGCCCTCCTGATGTTATTCGCATTGGGGAAGAAGGTATAGTTATTGACCGTCGTCCTGGTGGATACTGGGGTGTTCGCTTTGCAAGGGGCGCTTTTCTCCTTGATAGTCAGTACATTGAACCTGTAGAGACTGCTTCGGAATCTTGA
- a CDS encoding radical SAM protein: protein MSNLTLPFASVYGPVKSWRFGRSLGIDPIGCISTCSFNCAYCQLGEIEVRTIKRQIFVPTEQIVRDLQAFKPWEFDVVTLSGSGEPTLALNLEEILTAVKEITQRPTVVLTNSTLLNSSEVRSALTLADTVAAKLDAILLEQLQRVNRHVEGVDLSSILAGLEKFHQEYQGSLTIQTTILFPWSLEERLAYIDLVQHLEPDEIQLNTPTRPRPLVHQLEARGNDTESLPYSTRTLKQVSATFLQTFAVQIEEATEIPVRVTPVAPL from the coding sequence ATGTCTAATTTAACTCTACCGTTCGCTTCTGTCTACGGACCTGTAAAATCTTGGCGGTTTGGGCGATCGCTTGGCATCGATCCTATTGGTTGTATCTCAACTTGTTCTTTCAATTGTGCTTACTGTCAACTCGGGGAGATCGAAGTTCGCACCATCAAGCGTCAAATATTTGTTCCTACAGAGCAAATTGTTCGGGACTTACAAGCTTTTAAACCTTGGGAATTTGATGTTGTGACTTTAAGCGGGAGTGGCGAACCGACTCTAGCACTAAATTTAGAAGAAATTCTTACCGCTGTTAAAGAGATAACGCAACGACCTACAGTTGTGTTAACAAATAGCACTTTGCTCAACAGTTCAGAAGTGCGATCGGCTCTTACCCTAGCAGATACGGTTGCAGCTAAGTTAGATGCTATTTTATTAGAGCAATTGCAAAGGGTTAATCGCCATGTAGAGGGTGTAGATCTATCGTCTATTTTAGCTGGGCTGGAAAAATTTCACCAAGAGTACCAAGGAAGCCTAACTATCCAAACTACGATCTTATTTCCTTGGTCTTTGGAAGAACGCCTTGCTTACATTGATTTAGTACAGCACTTAGAGCCAGATGAAATTCAACTGAATACTCCTACACGTCCTCGACCATTAGTTCATCAATTAGAAGCACGAGGTAATGATACCGAATCTCTTCCTTATTCAACAAGAACTCTCAAACAAGTGAGTGCAACTTTTTTACAAACATTTGC
- a CDS encoding peroxiredoxin: MISRRTFLNILFASCFAIISWLNFAPVANALGGKLPVINQPAPDFTLPTNTGDGKLSLAELRGKWVVLYFYPKDFTPGCTIEARRFQQDLPKYLQKNAQIVGVSADDVNSHAEFCDSEGLKFPLLADTTGAVSKAYGSWMSFVSVRHSFIIDPNGVLRETFVKVNPATHSKEVFARLEELQKAA, encoded by the coding sequence ATGATTTCTCGCCGCACTTTTTTGAACATATTATTTGCTAGCTGTTTTGCTATCATCAGTTGGTTGAATTTTGCCCCAGTTGCTAATGCCCTTGGTGGCAAACTTCCAGTCATTAATCAACCGGCACCTGATTTTACACTGCCAACCAATACTGGTGATGGCAAACTTTCTCTCGCCGAGCTACGTGGTAAGTGGGTGGTACTTTACTTCTATCCCAAAGATTTTACTCCTGGCTGTACTATAGAAGCCCGTCGCTTTCAGCAAGACTTGCCAAAGTATCTCCAAAAAAACGCTCAGATTGTTGGTGTAAGCGCTGATGATGTCAATTCTCATGCTGAATTTTGTGATTCAGAAGGTTTAAAATTCCCCTTGTTGGCTGATACCACTGGTGCAGTTAGCAAAGCCTACGGTTCCTGGATGAGCTTTGTGTCAGTACGCCACAGTTTTATCATCGATCCAAATGGTGTCTTGCGCGAGACTTTTGTGAAAGTGAATCCTGCTACCCATAGTAAAGAAGTTTTCGCTCGACTTGAAGAGTTGCAAAAAGCAGCGTAA